A region of Anoplopoma fimbria isolate UVic2021 breed Golden Eagle Sablefish chromosome 24, Afim_UVic_2022, whole genome shotgun sequence DNA encodes the following proteins:
- the supt20 gene encoding transcription factor SPT20 homolog isoform X1, with amino-acid sequence MQQVLEYALDRAEYIVESARQRPAKRRISSGGRKSLYQKLYELYIEECEKEPELKNLRRNVNLLEKLVSQESVSCLVVNLYPGNEGYSLMLRGKNGSDSETIRLPYEEGELLEFLDAEELPPILVDLLEKSQVNIFHCGCVIVEVRDYRQSGNTKMPTYQSRHILLRPTMQTLICDVHAMTSDHHKWTQDDKLQLESQLILATAEPLCLDPSISVACTANRLLYNKQKMNTRSMKRCFKRHSRAALNRQQELSHLPPQLRLYDYLQRRKERKPAPAADLKISKIGNCVDMWKQSNCQLTVPKEIDVEKYAVVERSLQLEDSQPTTVIWPAEEVVDDYTFECEVGGQPQMTKVSIFQSMGDPLVYGKIYCAKEPKAEEDSSDLKLIHSPFLIGSKIDADRFLTQYKGVYESDVKCEVKMSHNSGSVGQGPLSPSKDESDGISPLVQTSVLGKGVKHRPPPIKLPSGSGSGSSGNPYSSQTTSGLLKCPTPPPAKSQSLNRKHSMELSQVGLLSPASLSPMGSTQRSGTPKPSTPTPTNTPCSTPHPTDSLSAPLSLTPTPSDPPMLQSQTQPALLTPFAQQQLALSQPLPVMTIPLPTMGTSITTGTTSPQVMANPAGLNFINVVSSVCSPQTLMSGSNPMLGPGLNLSGILPPGGLMPTMQSAAQAGSPFGLNSSTGLRPLNLLQIPTGPLIFNSLQQQQLSQFSPQQSQSATSSPQQQGETGDQGSDQSLGNQQTAVINLGVGGFMSSQAAVLSQLGCGLDGSGPPLPSPRLQQQHQPQIQLQFLRHQMQQQQMAMGAAAPQVGAPRQHTASQPRSKRKRSMPQPLPKS; translated from the exons ATG caACAAGTTTTGGAATATGCATTGGATCGagctgag TACATTGTGGAAAGTGCTCGACAACGACCAGCCAAAAGAAGAATTTCATCCGGCGGGAGGAAGAGTTTGTATCAGAAGCTCTATGAGCTGTACATAGAGGAATGTGAGAAAGAGCCAGAGTTAAAG aaTTTGAGGAGAAATGTGAATTTACTGGAGAAGCTGGTGTCTCAGGAGTCCGTATCATGTCTGGTGGTCAACTTGTACCCTGGGAATGAAGGCTATTCTTTAATGCTCAGGGGCAAAAATGGATCCG ATTCTGAAACAATCCGTCTGCCATATGAAGAAGGAGAACTCCTGGAATTCCTAGATGCGGAGGAATTGCCTCCTATTCTGGTGGATCTGTTGGAGAAATCACAG GTGAACATCTTCCATTGTGGCTGTGTAATAGTAGAGGTGAGAGACTACAGACAGTCTGGTAATACCAAGATGCCCACCTATCAGAGCAGACACATCCTGCTGCGGCCAACTATGCAG ACTCTGATCTGTGATGTCCATGCCATGACCAGTGACCACCACAAGTGGACACAG gATGACAAATTACAGCTGGAGAGTCAGTTGATTTTGGCCACAGCTGAACCTCTGTGCCTGGACCCCTCAATATCTGTCGCCTGCACAGCCAACCGCCTGCTctacaacaaacagaaaatgaacacCCGCTCCATGAAACG GTGTTTCAAGAGGCACTCTCGAGCTGCCCTGAACAGGCAGCAGGAGCTTTCCCACCTGCCACCACAGCTACGACTCTACGACTacctgcagaggaggaaagagaggaaacctGCTCCTGCCGCAGACCTTAAGATCTCAAAGATCGGAAAC TGTGTTGACATGTGGAAGCAGAGCAACTGCCAACTAACTGTACCGAAGGAAATTGAT GTGGAAAAGTATGCTGTGGTGGAGAGATCTCTGCAGTTGGAGGACTCTCAGCCCACTACTGTGATCTGGCCTGCTGAG GAAGTTGTAGATGACTACACATTTGAGTGTGAAGTTGGAGGCCAACCCCAGATGACCAAGGTGTCTATCTTCCAGTCGATGGGAGACCCTCTGGTGTATGGGAAGATCTACTGTGCTAAAGAACCAAAAGCCGAAGAGGACAGCTCAGATCTAAAGCTCATACATTCCCC CTTCCTCATAGGCTCCAAGATAGATGCAGATCG GTTTCTTACTCAGTACAAAGGAGTGTATGAGAGTGATGTGAAGTGTGAGGTCAAGATGTCCCATAACTCAGGCAGCGTGGGACAGGGGCCTCTCTCCCCCAGCAAAGATGAA AGTGATGGTATTTCTCCACTAGTCCAGACGTCTGTTCTGGGAAAAGGGGTGAAGCACCGACCCCCTCCCATCAAACTGCCTTCTGGATCAGGCAGCGGCTCCTCAG GTAATCCATATAGTTCACAAACCACCAGTGGTCTACTCAAGTGTCCTACGCCCCCTCCAGCCAAAAGCCAGTCTCTGAACAGGAAGCACTCCATGGAGCTGAGCCAGGTGGGCCTGCTGTCACCCGCCTCCCTCTCCCCCATGGGCTCCACACAGA GATCGGGGACCCCCAAGCCATCCACCCCCACACCCACCAACACGCCGTGCTCGACACCGCACCCCACCGactccctctctgctcctctctcgtTGACCCCTACCCCTTCAGACCCTCCCATGCTTCAGAGCCAGACGCAGCCCGCCCTCCTCACGCCCTTCGCCCAACAGCAACTAGCTCTAAGCCAACCGCTGCCCGTCATGACCATTCCCCTGCCCACCATGGGTACGTCCATCACCACGGGAACCACCTCGCCGCAGGTCATGGCCAACCCGGCGGGGCTCAATTTCATCAACGTGGTCAGCTCCGTTTG CAGTCCTCAGACCTTGATGAGTGGCTCCAACCCCATGCTGGGTCCCGGCCTTAACTTGAGTGGAATCCTTCCACCCGGAGGACTGATGCCCACCATGCAGTCCGCAGCACAGGCCG GGAGTCCATTTGGCCTGAACAGCAGCACTGGGTTGAGACCACTGAACCTACTGCAG ATCCCCACTGGTCCTCTCATCTTTaactctctgcagcagcagcagctgtctcAGTTCTCCCCACAGCAGAGTCAGTCGGCCACCTCCAGCCCTCAACAGCAGGGGGAGacg GGGGACCAGGGGTCAGATCAAAGTTTAGGAAACCAGCAAACAGCGGTCATCAACCTGGGAGTGGGAGGCTTCATGTCTTCACAGGCAGCAG TGCTGTCCCAGTTGGGCTGTGGGCTGGACGGGTCTGGGCCCCCGCTGCCTTCTCCAAGgcttcagcagcagcaccagccaCAGATCCAA TTGCAATTCTTGCGTCAccaaatgcagcagcagcaaatgGCTATGGGAGCAGCGGCTCCTCAGGTGGGAGCACCACGGCAACATACCGCCAGCCAACCAAGAagtaagaggaagaggagcatgCCACAGCCCCTCCCGAAGTCATGA
- the supt20 gene encoding transcription factor SPT20 homolog isoform X2 has translation MQQVLEYALDRAEYIVESARQRPAKRRISSGGRKSLYQKLYELYIEECEKEPELKNLRRNVNLLEKLVSQESVSCLVVNLYPGNEGYSLMLRGKNGSDSETIRLPYEEGELLEFLDAEELPPILVDLLEKSQVNIFHCGCVIVEVRDYRQSGNTKMPTYQSRHILLRPTMQTLICDVHAMTSDHHKWTQDDKLQLESQLILATAEPLCLDPSISVACTANRLLYNKQKMNTRSMKRCFKRHSRAALNRQQELSHLPPQLRLYDYLQRRKERKPAPAADLKISKIGNCVDMWKQSNCQLTVPKEIDVEKYAVVERSLQLEDSQPTTVIWPAEEVVDDYTFECEVGGQPQMTKVSIFQSMGDPLVYGKIYCAKEPKAEEDSSDLKLIHSPFLIGSKIDADRFLTQYKGVYESDVKCEVKMSHNSGSVGQGPLSPSKDESDGISPLVQTSVLGKGVKHRPPPIKLPSGSGSGSSGNPYSSQTTSGLLKCPTPPPAKSQSLNRKHSMELSQVGLLSPASLSPMGSTQRSGTPKPSTPTPTNTPCSTPHPTDSLSAPLSLTPTPSDPPMLQSQTQPALLTPFAQQQLALSQPLPVMTIPLPTMGTSITTGTTSPQVMANPAGLNFINVVSSVCPQTLMSGSNPMLGPGLNLSGILPPGGLMPTMQSAAQAGSPFGLNSSTGLRPLNLLQIPTGPLIFNSLQQQQLSQFSPQQSQSATSSPQQQGETGDQGSDQSLGNQQTAVINLGVGGFMSSQAAVLSQLGCGLDGSGPPLPSPRLQQQHQPQIQLQFLRHQMQQQQMAMGAAAPQVGAPRQHTASQPRSKRKRSMPQPLPKS, from the exons ATG caACAAGTTTTGGAATATGCATTGGATCGagctgag TACATTGTGGAAAGTGCTCGACAACGACCAGCCAAAAGAAGAATTTCATCCGGCGGGAGGAAGAGTTTGTATCAGAAGCTCTATGAGCTGTACATAGAGGAATGTGAGAAAGAGCCAGAGTTAAAG aaTTTGAGGAGAAATGTGAATTTACTGGAGAAGCTGGTGTCTCAGGAGTCCGTATCATGTCTGGTGGTCAACTTGTACCCTGGGAATGAAGGCTATTCTTTAATGCTCAGGGGCAAAAATGGATCCG ATTCTGAAACAATCCGTCTGCCATATGAAGAAGGAGAACTCCTGGAATTCCTAGATGCGGAGGAATTGCCTCCTATTCTGGTGGATCTGTTGGAGAAATCACAG GTGAACATCTTCCATTGTGGCTGTGTAATAGTAGAGGTGAGAGACTACAGACAGTCTGGTAATACCAAGATGCCCACCTATCAGAGCAGACACATCCTGCTGCGGCCAACTATGCAG ACTCTGATCTGTGATGTCCATGCCATGACCAGTGACCACCACAAGTGGACACAG gATGACAAATTACAGCTGGAGAGTCAGTTGATTTTGGCCACAGCTGAACCTCTGTGCCTGGACCCCTCAATATCTGTCGCCTGCACAGCCAACCGCCTGCTctacaacaaacagaaaatgaacacCCGCTCCATGAAACG GTGTTTCAAGAGGCACTCTCGAGCTGCCCTGAACAGGCAGCAGGAGCTTTCCCACCTGCCACCACAGCTACGACTCTACGACTacctgcagaggaggaaagagaggaaacctGCTCCTGCCGCAGACCTTAAGATCTCAAAGATCGGAAAC TGTGTTGACATGTGGAAGCAGAGCAACTGCCAACTAACTGTACCGAAGGAAATTGAT GTGGAAAAGTATGCTGTGGTGGAGAGATCTCTGCAGTTGGAGGACTCTCAGCCCACTACTGTGATCTGGCCTGCTGAG GAAGTTGTAGATGACTACACATTTGAGTGTGAAGTTGGAGGCCAACCCCAGATGACCAAGGTGTCTATCTTCCAGTCGATGGGAGACCCTCTGGTGTATGGGAAGATCTACTGTGCTAAAGAACCAAAAGCCGAAGAGGACAGCTCAGATCTAAAGCTCATACATTCCCC CTTCCTCATAGGCTCCAAGATAGATGCAGATCG GTTTCTTACTCAGTACAAAGGAGTGTATGAGAGTGATGTGAAGTGTGAGGTCAAGATGTCCCATAACTCAGGCAGCGTGGGACAGGGGCCTCTCTCCCCCAGCAAAGATGAA AGTGATGGTATTTCTCCACTAGTCCAGACGTCTGTTCTGGGAAAAGGGGTGAAGCACCGACCCCCTCCCATCAAACTGCCTTCTGGATCAGGCAGCGGCTCCTCAG GTAATCCATATAGTTCACAAACCACCAGTGGTCTACTCAAGTGTCCTACGCCCCCTCCAGCCAAAAGCCAGTCTCTGAACAGGAAGCACTCCATGGAGCTGAGCCAGGTGGGCCTGCTGTCACCCGCCTCCCTCTCCCCCATGGGCTCCACACAGA GATCGGGGACCCCCAAGCCATCCACCCCCACACCCACCAACACGCCGTGCTCGACACCGCACCCCACCGactccctctctgctcctctctcgtTGACCCCTACCCCTTCAGACCCTCCCATGCTTCAGAGCCAGACGCAGCCCGCCCTCCTCACGCCCTTCGCCCAACAGCAACTAGCTCTAAGCCAACCGCTGCCCGTCATGACCATTCCCCTGCCCACCATGGGTACGTCCATCACCACGGGAACCACCTCGCCGCAGGTCATGGCCAACCCGGCGGGGCTCAATTTCATCAACGTGGTCAGCTCCGTTTG TCCTCAGACCTTGATGAGTGGCTCCAACCCCATGCTGGGTCCCGGCCTTAACTTGAGTGGAATCCTTCCACCCGGAGGACTGATGCCCACCATGCAGTCCGCAGCACAGGCCG GGAGTCCATTTGGCCTGAACAGCAGCACTGGGTTGAGACCACTGAACCTACTGCAG ATCCCCACTGGTCCTCTCATCTTTaactctctgcagcagcagcagctgtctcAGTTCTCCCCACAGCAGAGTCAGTCGGCCACCTCCAGCCCTCAACAGCAGGGGGAGacg GGGGACCAGGGGTCAGATCAAAGTTTAGGAAACCAGCAAACAGCGGTCATCAACCTGGGAGTGGGAGGCTTCATGTCTTCACAGGCAGCAG TGCTGTCCCAGTTGGGCTGTGGGCTGGACGGGTCTGGGCCCCCGCTGCCTTCTCCAAGgcttcagcagcagcaccagccaCAGATCCAA TTGCAATTCTTGCGTCAccaaatgcagcagcagcaaatgGCTATGGGAGCAGCGGCTCCTCAGGTGGGAGCACCACGGCAACATACCGCCAGCCAACCAAGAagtaagaggaagaggagcatgCCACAGCCCCTCCCGAAGTCATGA
- the supt20 gene encoding transcription factor SPT20 homolog isoform X3, producing MQQVLEYALDRAEYIVESARQRPAKRRISSGGRKSLYQKLYELYIEECEKEPELKNLRRNVNLLEKLVSQESVSCLVVNLYPGNEGYSLMLRGKNGSDSETIRLPYEEGELLEFLDAEELPPILVDLLEKSQVNIFHCGCVIVEVRDYRQSGNTKMPTYQSRHILLRPTMQTLICDVHAMTSDHHKWTQDDKLQLESQLILATAEPLCLDPSISVACTANRLLYNKQKMNTRSMKRCFKRHSRAALNRQQELSHLPPQLRLYDYLQRRKERKPAPAADLKISKIGNCVDMWKQSNCQLTVPKEIDVEKYAVVERSLQLEDSQPTTVIWPAEEVVDDYTFECEVGGQPQMTKVSIFQSMGDPLVYGKIYCAKEPKAEEDSSDLKLIHSPFLIGSKIDADRFLTQYKGVYESDVKCEVKMSHNSGSVGQGPLSPSKDESDGISPLVQTSVLGKGVKHRPPPIKLPSGSGSGSSGNPYSSQTTSGLLKCPTPPPAKSQSLNRKHSMELSQVGLLSPASLSPMGSTQRSGTPKPSTPTPTNTPCSTPHPTDSLSAPLSLTPTPSDPPMLQSQTQPALLTPFAQQQLALSQPLPVMTIPLPTMGTSITTGTTSPQVMANPAGLNFINVVSSVCSPQTLMSGSNPMLGPGLNLSGILPPGGLMPTMQSAAQAGSPFGLNSSTGLRPLNLLQIPTGPLIFNSLQQQQLSQFSPQQSQSATSSPQQQGETGDQGSDQSLGNQQTAVINLGVGGFMSSQAAVAILASPNAAAANGYGSSGSSGGSTTATYRQPTKK from the exons ATG caACAAGTTTTGGAATATGCATTGGATCGagctgag TACATTGTGGAAAGTGCTCGACAACGACCAGCCAAAAGAAGAATTTCATCCGGCGGGAGGAAGAGTTTGTATCAGAAGCTCTATGAGCTGTACATAGAGGAATGTGAGAAAGAGCCAGAGTTAAAG aaTTTGAGGAGAAATGTGAATTTACTGGAGAAGCTGGTGTCTCAGGAGTCCGTATCATGTCTGGTGGTCAACTTGTACCCTGGGAATGAAGGCTATTCTTTAATGCTCAGGGGCAAAAATGGATCCG ATTCTGAAACAATCCGTCTGCCATATGAAGAAGGAGAACTCCTGGAATTCCTAGATGCGGAGGAATTGCCTCCTATTCTGGTGGATCTGTTGGAGAAATCACAG GTGAACATCTTCCATTGTGGCTGTGTAATAGTAGAGGTGAGAGACTACAGACAGTCTGGTAATACCAAGATGCCCACCTATCAGAGCAGACACATCCTGCTGCGGCCAACTATGCAG ACTCTGATCTGTGATGTCCATGCCATGACCAGTGACCACCACAAGTGGACACAG gATGACAAATTACAGCTGGAGAGTCAGTTGATTTTGGCCACAGCTGAACCTCTGTGCCTGGACCCCTCAATATCTGTCGCCTGCACAGCCAACCGCCTGCTctacaacaaacagaaaatgaacacCCGCTCCATGAAACG GTGTTTCAAGAGGCACTCTCGAGCTGCCCTGAACAGGCAGCAGGAGCTTTCCCACCTGCCACCACAGCTACGACTCTACGACTacctgcagaggaggaaagagaggaaacctGCTCCTGCCGCAGACCTTAAGATCTCAAAGATCGGAAAC TGTGTTGACATGTGGAAGCAGAGCAACTGCCAACTAACTGTACCGAAGGAAATTGAT GTGGAAAAGTATGCTGTGGTGGAGAGATCTCTGCAGTTGGAGGACTCTCAGCCCACTACTGTGATCTGGCCTGCTGAG GAAGTTGTAGATGACTACACATTTGAGTGTGAAGTTGGAGGCCAACCCCAGATGACCAAGGTGTCTATCTTCCAGTCGATGGGAGACCCTCTGGTGTATGGGAAGATCTACTGTGCTAAAGAACCAAAAGCCGAAGAGGACAGCTCAGATCTAAAGCTCATACATTCCCC CTTCCTCATAGGCTCCAAGATAGATGCAGATCG GTTTCTTACTCAGTACAAAGGAGTGTATGAGAGTGATGTGAAGTGTGAGGTCAAGATGTCCCATAACTCAGGCAGCGTGGGACAGGGGCCTCTCTCCCCCAGCAAAGATGAA AGTGATGGTATTTCTCCACTAGTCCAGACGTCTGTTCTGGGAAAAGGGGTGAAGCACCGACCCCCTCCCATCAAACTGCCTTCTGGATCAGGCAGCGGCTCCTCAG GTAATCCATATAGTTCACAAACCACCAGTGGTCTACTCAAGTGTCCTACGCCCCCTCCAGCCAAAAGCCAGTCTCTGAACAGGAAGCACTCCATGGAGCTGAGCCAGGTGGGCCTGCTGTCACCCGCCTCCCTCTCCCCCATGGGCTCCACACAGA GATCGGGGACCCCCAAGCCATCCACCCCCACACCCACCAACACGCCGTGCTCGACACCGCACCCCACCGactccctctctgctcctctctcgtTGACCCCTACCCCTTCAGACCCTCCCATGCTTCAGAGCCAGACGCAGCCCGCCCTCCTCACGCCCTTCGCCCAACAGCAACTAGCTCTAAGCCAACCGCTGCCCGTCATGACCATTCCCCTGCCCACCATGGGTACGTCCATCACCACGGGAACCACCTCGCCGCAGGTCATGGCCAACCCGGCGGGGCTCAATTTCATCAACGTGGTCAGCTCCGTTTG CAGTCCTCAGACCTTGATGAGTGGCTCCAACCCCATGCTGGGTCCCGGCCTTAACTTGAGTGGAATCCTTCCACCCGGAGGACTGATGCCCACCATGCAGTCCGCAGCACAGGCCG GGAGTCCATTTGGCCTGAACAGCAGCACTGGGTTGAGACCACTGAACCTACTGCAG ATCCCCACTGGTCCTCTCATCTTTaactctctgcagcagcagcagctgtctcAGTTCTCCCCACAGCAGAGTCAGTCGGCCACCTCCAGCCCTCAACAGCAGGGGGAGacg GGGGACCAGGGGTCAGATCAAAGTTTAGGAAACCAGCAAACAGCGGTCATCAACCTGGGAGTGGGAGGCTTCATGTCTTCACAGGCAGCAG TTGCAATTCTTGCGTCAccaaatgcagcagcagcaaatgGCTATGGGAGCAGCGGCTCCTCAGGTGGGAGCACCACGGCAACATACCGCCAGCCAACCAAGAagtaa